In Devosia litorisediminis, one genomic interval encodes:
- the moaC gene encoding cyclic pyranopterin monophosphate synthase MoaC, with protein sequence MADGLTHLNARGEAHIVDIAGKPATRRRAVAQARIVGQPQTIATIMGGSLKKGDALAVARIAGIMAAKKTAELIPLCHPIPLTKVSVEIAEHGEDAILIVATAETTGQTGVEMEALVAASTAALTLYDMAKAIDRAMVVTDICLMEKSGGKSGDFVRA encoded by the coding sequence ATGGCCGACGGGCTCACCCATCTCAATGCCCGGGGCGAAGCCCATATTGTCGATATTGCCGGCAAGCCCGCAACACGGCGGCGCGCCGTGGCACAGGCCCGTATTGTCGGGCAGCCGCAGACGATTGCCACCATTATGGGCGGCAGCCTCAAAAAGGGTGATGCGCTGGCGGTAGCGCGGATTGCCGGTATCATGGCGGCCAAAAAGACCGCTGAGCTGATCCCGTTGTGCCACCCCATCCCGCTGACCAAGGTCAGCGTGGAGATTGCCGAACATGGCGAAGATGCCATCCTGATTGTGGCGACGGCTGAAACTACCGGCCAGACCGGGGTCGAGATGGAAGCATTGGTGGCTGCCTCCACGGCGGCGCTGACATTGTATGACATGGCCAAGGCGATTGATCGCGCCATGGTGGTGACCGATATCTGCCTGATGGAAAAATCGGGCGGCAAGTCCGGGGATTTCGTGCGCGCATGA
- a CDS encoding molybdopterin molybdotransferase MoeA: MSLLPVEEAIAAILKRVPTPVGETVSLDAAAGRVLLEPVKARHDQPPFNASAMDGYAVGAADIMEGHSLKVVGTSQAGASYAGRLGSQEAVRIFTGAPVPEGADAVIMQEQALLDGDQVSFSIEPLPGRNIRALGNDFTTGQTLIEAGVRLTPMQIAVAAAANTPTLTVARRPRIALLATGDELALPGAALGPDQIIASNSFGLAPMLAPYAHTMTDHGIARDDREALRDKLSAILADAPDVLITTGGASVGDHDIVQEILVELGVTLDFWRINMRPGKPLMFGTIGKTLVFGLPGNPVSAMVTAIVFIKPALRHWLGLTPQTPWHLPLAAATPANTARRHFMRAQLQQTPNGPVALPISQTDSGHTSSMALADLLIVQPEQAPGQAAGTLVETIVVDAF, from the coding sequence ATGAGCCTGCTCCCCGTTGAAGAGGCCATTGCGGCCATTCTCAAGCGCGTGCCGACGCCGGTCGGCGAAACCGTGTCGCTGGATGCGGCGGCGGGTCGGGTCTTGCTCGAACCGGTCAAGGCCCGCCATGACCAGCCGCCCTTCAATGCCAGCGCCATGGATGGCTATGCCGTCGGGGCCGCTGACATCATGGAAGGTCACAGCCTCAAGGTCGTGGGGACCTCCCAGGCCGGGGCCAGTTATGCCGGACGTCTGGGCTCGCAAGAAGCGGTCAGGATTTTTACCGGTGCGCCGGTGCCCGAAGGGGCCGATGCCGTCATCATGCAGGAACAGGCCCTGCTCGACGGCGATCAGGTGTCGTTCAGCATCGAGCCCTTGCCGGGGCGCAATATCCGGGCCCTGGGCAATGACTTCACCACAGGCCAGACGCTGATCGAGGCTGGCGTCCGACTGACCCCGATGCAGATTGCCGTGGCCGCGGCAGCCAATACCCCGACGCTGACCGTGGCGCGACGGCCGCGTATTGCGCTGCTGGCGACGGGTGATGAACTCGCCCTGCCCGGCGCGGCGCTGGGGCCTGACCAGATCATTGCTTCCAACAGCTTCGGGCTGGCGCCCATGCTGGCCCCCTATGCCCATACCATGACCGATCACGGCATTGCCCGCGATGACCGGGAAGCCCTGCGCGACAAGCTCAGCGCCATTCTGGCCGATGCACCGGACGTGCTGATCACGACCGGCGGCGCCAGCGTTGGCGACCACGATATCGTGCAGGAAATTCTCGTTGAACTGGGCGTGACGCTGGATTTCTGGCGCATCAATATGCGCCCGGGCAAGCCGCTGATGTTCGGCACGATCGGCAAGACGCTGGTATTCGGCCTGCCGGGCAATCCGGTTTCGGCGATGGTCACGGCGATTGTTTTCATCAAACCGGCGCTGCGACACTGGCTGGGCCTGACGCCGCAGACGCCCTGGCACCTGCCACTGGCTGCCGCGACCCCAGCCAATACGGCGCGGCGGCATTTCATGCGGGCACAGTTGCAGCAGACTCCCAATGGTCCGGTGGCGCTGCCAATTTCCCAGACCGATAGTGGGCACACTTCATCCATGGCGCTGGCTGACCTGTTGATTGTGCAGCCCGAACAGGCCCCTGGACAGGCGGCGGGCACGCTGGTCGAAACCATTGTGGTCGACGCCTTCTAG
- the lexA gene encoding transcriptional repressor LexA: MLTRKQHELLMFIHERMKESGIPPSFDEMKDALDLASKSGIHRLITALEERGFIRRLPNRARALEVVKLPDSMNPSLGGRKARFEPSVIEGNLGKVASPPSRVAADDDGVRSISIPVMGRIAAGTPIEAIQSHSHTIMVPPEMLGSGEHYALEVRGDSMIDAGIFDGDTVLIKKQDAASTGEIIVALVDDEEATLKRLRRKGNTVALEAANPAYETRIFPPDRVKVQGRLVGLLRKY, from the coding sequence ATGCTGACGCGCAAACAACACGAGCTGTTGATGTTCATCCATGAACGGATGAAGGAAAGCGGCATTCCGCCTTCGTTCGACGAGATGAAGGATGCCCTCGATCTGGCGTCCAAGTCGGGCATTCACCGGCTGATCACCGCGCTGGAAGAGCGCGGTTTCATCCGCCGCCTGCCCAATCGGGCCCGGGCGCTGGAAGTCGTTAAGCTGCCGGATTCGATGAACCCGTCGCTTGGCGGCCGTAAGGCCCGCTTTGAACCATCGGTGATCGAAGGCAATCTTGGCAAGGTGGCGAGCCCGCCATCGCGTGTCGCCGCCGATGATGATGGCGTGCGCTCGATTTCGATCCCGGTGATGGGTCGAATTGCAGCGGGTACGCCGATCGAGGCCATTCAGAGCCATTCCCACACCATTATGGTGCCGCCCGAAATGCTGGGCAGCGGCGAGCATTACGCACTGGAAGTGCGCGGTGACTCGATGATCGATGCCGGCATTTTTGATGGCGACACGGTATTGATCAAAAAGCAGGATGCAGCCAGCACCGGCGAGATCATCGTGGCGCTGGTGGATGATGAGGAAGCGACGCTCAAGCGCTTGCGCCGCAAGGGCAATACGGTGGCACTTGAAGCCGCCAACCCGGCTTATGAGACCCGCATTTTTCCGCCTGACCGGGTCAAGGTTCAGGGCCGGCTTGTCGGGTTGCTGCGTAAATATTGA
- a CDS encoding YybH family protein, whose amino-acid sequence MGAATPEALIAAYGEAINTHRFAVVAPLIAQDASFWFNDGSHLGIAAIRDAFEATWARLVDERYWLEDLIWIVKGQDIAACRYLFCYTAVVNGDVQSGAGRGTCIVERRLHGWVIVHEHLSALA is encoded by the coding sequence ATGGGGGCGGCGACGCCCGAAGCGTTGATCGCGGCCTATGGCGAGGCGATCAACACGCATCGCTTCGCGGTCGTCGCGCCCTTGATCGCCCAGGATGCCAGTTTCTGGTTCAATGATGGATCTCATCTTGGCATTGCAGCGATACGCGATGCCTTTGAAGCCACATGGGCACGGCTGGTTGACGAGCGCTACTGGCTGGAAGACCTGATCTGGATCGTAAAAGGTCAGGATATCGCGGCCTGTCGCTATCTGTTTTGCTACACGGCGGTTGTGAACGGAGATGTTCAATCTGGCGCCGGTCGCGGCACCTGCATTGTCGAGCGGCGCTTGCATGGCTGGGTCATCGTTCACGAGCATCTGAGCGCCTTGGCCTAG
- a CDS encoding GyrI-like domain-containing protein — protein sequence MLTVPRFQDLPVQTYAYISFTVSMAEMAQPANEGFPALFSWLSANGITPTGAPFYKYNRIDMARTLEVEAGVPVDRAAAGDDTVKFSQLPAGHYVWTTHTGPYDDLYDATAMLIGWAKERGIEWDSATQSDGHHFACRLEIYETDPEQEPDPDKWVTTLRIKTTGPA from the coding sequence ATGCTGACTGTTCCACGTTTCCAGGACCTGCCGGTCCAGACCTACGCCTATATCAGCTTTACCGTATCAATGGCCGAAATGGCGCAGCCCGCAAATGAGGGCTTTCCGGCGCTATTTTCCTGGCTCTCCGCCAATGGCATCACGCCGACCGGCGCGCCATTCTACAAATACAACCGCATCGATATGGCCAGAACGCTTGAAGTGGAAGCAGGGGTCCCGGTGGACCGCGCGGCAGCGGGTGACGACACCGTAAAATTCTCGCAACTACCGGCGGGGCATTACGTCTGGACCACCCATACCGGCCCCTATGACGATCTCTATGATGCCACAGCCATGCTGATCGGCTGGGCCAAGGAGCGGGGCATTGAATGGGATAGCGCAACCCAGTCCGACGGTCATCACTTTGCCTGTCGTCTGGAAATCTACGAGACCGACCCGGAGCAGGAACCTGATCCTGACAAGTGGGTCACCACATTGCGGATCAAGACCACCGGTCCGGCCTGA
- a CDS encoding DUF2155 domain-containing protein, whose protein sequence is MMMTLAPLAALGVFGVAAPVSAQPIANPVATFAGLDKITGRITRFDVYIDETVLFGALEITPRACYNRAATETQRTSAFLEVDQRSLTGTSKRIFTGWMFADSPALNAVDHAVYDVWLIECRTSTDVPPPDARD, encoded by the coding sequence ATGATGATGACCCTGGCGCCGCTCGCGGCGCTGGGCGTCTTTGGCGTTGCAGCGCCCGTATCGGCCCAGCCCATTGCCAATCCGGTGGCGACCTTTGCCGGGCTCGACAAGATCACCGGCCGCATCACCCGCTTCGACGTCTATATCGATGAAACCGTGCTGTTCGGCGCGCTCGAGATCACCCCGCGCGCCTGCTACAATCGCGCTGCCACCGAGACCCAGCGGACATCGGCCTTTCTCGAAGTCGATCAGCGCAGCCTGACCGGCACATCCAAGCGCATCTTTACCGGCTGGATGTTCGCCGACAGCCCGGCGCTCAACGCCGTCGATCACGCAGTCTATGATGTGTGGCTGATCGAGTGCCGCACCAGCACCGACGTACCGCCGCCCGACGCGCGCGACTGA
- a CDS encoding NADH:ubiquinone oxidoreductase subunit NDUFA12 yields MKQFLSEIFSWWGGQTWGTRLWIWRFGDYVGSDEFGNRYFQDRKADRRYVTYAGPADASTIGQGWHGWMHYRTDIVPTKANYVAKSWELPHQQNLTGTAAAYRPDGSLLNKGERPRVTGDYDAWSPE; encoded by the coding sequence ATCAAGCAGTTCCTGAGCGAAATCTTCTCCTGGTGGGGTGGTCAGACCTGGGGCACCCGTCTGTGGATCTGGCGCTTCGGCGACTATGTCGGCAGCGACGAATTCGGCAATCGCTATTTCCAGGATCGTAAGGCTGATCGGCGTTATGTGACCTATGCCGGCCCCGCTGACGCCTCGACCATTGGTCAGGGCTGGCACGGCTGGATGCACTATCGCACCGACATCGTGCCAACCAAGGCCAACTATGTCGCCAAGAGCTGGGAGCTGCCCCATCAGCAGAACCTGACCGGCACGGCAGCCGCCTATCGTCCCGATGGCAGCCTGCTCAACAAGGGCGAACGCCCCCGCGTGACCGGTGACTACGACGCCTGGTCGCCAGAATAA
- a CDS encoding vitamin B12-dependent ribonucleotide reductase translates to MRIERRFTKANEDRYAGLEFRSATSEIRNPDGSVVFKLEDIAIPKSWSQVAADIIAQKYFRKAGVAKALKKVEENSVPSWLWRSVPDEAALAKLPEDERYGSEMDSRQVFDRLAGTWTYWGWKGGYFDSEEDARTFFDELAYMLASQRVAPNSPQWFNTGLHWAYGIDGPGQGHFYVDPFTHKLVSSKSSYEHPQPHACFIQSVNDDLVNENGIMDLWVREARLFKYGSGTGTNFSALRGSGEKLSGGGKSSGLMSFLKIGDRAAGAIKSGGTTRRAAKMVVLDIDHPDVEEYINWKVKEEQKVAALVTGSKVVSKHLKAIMKAAVNCEGSGDDCFDVAMNPALKREVRAAKKALVPENYIFRVIQFAKQGYTDIEFPVYDTDWDSEAYLTVSGQNSNNSVRVSDEFLRAVEGDSDWDLKARQSGVVTKTLKARDLWEQVGYAAWASADPGIQYHTTINEWHTSPEAGPINASNPCSEYMFLDDTACNLASVNLLPYRNQDGSFNTAAYEHTVRLWTVVLEISVMMAQFPSKAIAERSFEYRTLGIGYANIGGFLMTSGIPYDSKEGRAIAGAVTAIMTGVSYATSAEMAKELGPFKDYKRNSKHMLRVIRNHRNAAHGNAEGYEKLSITPVPLDHASLIDSELSERAKIAWDNALKLGEKHGYRNAQVSVIAPTGTIGLVMDCDTTGIEPDFALVKFKKLAGGGYFKIINRAVPPALRTLGYSEADIAEMEAYAVGHGNLNQAPGVNPSTLKAKGFTDEKIAALNAATASAFDIKFIFNQWTLGADFLKTLGVTDEQLGDFSFDLLSFLGFSKKDIEAANIHVCGAMTLEGAPHLKAEHLPVFDCAAPCGKIGKRSLSIESHILMMAAAQPFISGAISKTINMPNDATVEDAKQAYMLSWRLALKANALYRDGSKLSQPLNSSVLAAADEDEDEDAAEEMAAMSSAARVPQVAEKIVERIVETVIRDREKMPDRRKGYTQKAVVGGHKVYLRTGEYDDGRLGEIFIDMHKEGAAFRAMMNNFAIAISLGLQYGVPLDEYVEAFTFTRFEPAGMVMGNDRIKNATSILDYVFRELAVSYLDRDDLAHVNPESPTSLGKGADEDKATGRPAANTPAPMPADKFVSRGMTRGRVSNKSLMIVSGDHHLNPVQAMQTSTVTALKAATALKPDSQVAPAAFPAAELSPLPSPPPSKDTGLLRAEAQMKGYTGDQCTECHNFTMVRNGTCLKCDTCGTTTGCS, encoded by the coding sequence ATGCGCATTGAACGCCGGTTTACCAAAGCCAATGAAGACCGCTACGCCGGTCTCGAATTCCGCTCGGCCACGAGTGAGATTCGCAACCCGGATGGCTCGGTCGTCTTCAAGCTCGAAGATATCGCCATCCCCAAGAGCTGGAGCCAGGTTGCGGCTGACATCATTGCTCAGAAATACTTCCGCAAGGCCGGCGTCGCCAAGGCCCTCAAGAAGGTTGAAGAGAATTCCGTGCCGTCCTGGCTGTGGCGCTCCGTCCCCGACGAAGCTGCGCTCGCCAAGCTGCCGGAAGATGAGCGCTACGGTTCAGAAATGGACAGCCGCCAGGTGTTTGATCGCCTGGCTGGCACCTGGACCTATTGGGGCTGGAAAGGCGGCTATTTCGACAGTGAAGAAGATGCGCGCACCTTCTTTGACGAGCTGGCCTATATGCTGGCCAGCCAGCGCGTGGCGCCCAACAGCCCGCAATGGTTCAATACCGGTCTGCACTGGGCCTATGGCATTGATGGTCCGGGCCAGGGGCACTTCTATGTGGACCCCTTCACCCACAAGCTGGTGAGTTCCAAGAGCTCGTATGAACATCCCCAGCCCCATGCCTGCTTCATCCAGTCGGTCAATGACGATCTGGTCAATGAAAACGGCATCATGGATCTGTGGGTGCGTGAAGCGCGCCTGTTCAAATATGGTTCGGGCACCGGCACCAATTTCTCGGCCCTGCGCGGTTCGGGCGAAAAGCTCTCGGGCGGCGGCAAGTCCAGCGGTCTGATGAGCTTCCTCAAGATTGGTGACCGGGCGGCCGGCGCCATCAAGTCGGGCGGCACCACCCGTCGCGCCGCCAAGATGGTGGTGCTGGATATCGATCACCCCGATGTCGAGGAATACATCAACTGGAAGGTCAAGGAAGAGCAGAAGGTTGCCGCTTTGGTGACCGGCTCCAAGGTCGTCTCCAAGCACCTCAAGGCCATCATGAAGGCTGCCGTCAACTGCGAAGGCAGCGGCGATGACTGCTTTGATGTGGCGATGAACCCCGCGCTCAAGCGCGAAGTGCGCGCTGCCAAGAAGGCCCTGGTCCCCGAGAACTACATCTTCCGGGTCATCCAGTTCGCCAAGCAGGGCTATACCGATATCGAATTCCCGGTCTACGACACCGATTGGGACAGCGAAGCCTACCTGACCGTTTCGGGCCAGAACTCGAACAATTCGGTGCGGGTGAGCGACGAGTTCCTGCGCGCCGTTGAAGGCGATAGCGACTGGGACCTCAAGGCACGCCAGTCCGGCGTTGTCACCAAGACCCTTAAAGCCCGCGATCTGTGGGAGCAGGTGGGCTATGCCGCCTGGGCCTCGGCCGATCCCGGCATTCAGTACCACACCACCATCAATGAGTGGCACACCAGCCCCGAGGCCGGTCCGATCAATGCATCGAACCCCTGCTCGGAATACATGTTCCTTGATGACACCGCCTGCAATCTGGCATCGGTGAACCTGCTGCCCTATCGCAACCAGGATGGCTCGTTCAACACCGCTGCCTATGAGCACACCGTGCGTCTGTGGACCGTGGTGCTGGAAATCTCGGTGATGATGGCGCAGTTCCCATCCAAGGCGATTGCTGAACGGTCGTTCGAATACCGCACGCTGGGTATCGGTTACGCCAATATTGGCGGCTTCCTGATGACCTCGGGTATTCCCTATGACTCCAAGGAAGGCCGCGCCATTGCCGGTGCTGTCACCGCCATCATGACCGGCGTGAGCTATGCGACCTCGGCCGAAATGGCCAAGGAGCTGGGCCCGTTCAAGGATTACAAGCGCAATTCCAAGCACATGCTGCGCGTCATCCGCAATCACCGCAATGCTGCCCACGGCAATGCCGAAGGCTATGAAAAGCTCTCGATCACCCCCGTGCCGCTCGATCATGCTTCGCTGATCGACAGCGAATTGAGCGAACGCGCCAAGATCGCCTGGGACAACGCGCTCAAGCTGGGCGAAAAGCACGGCTACCGTAACGCCCAGGTTTCGGTTATCGCCCCGACCGGCACGATCGGTCTGGTGATGGATTGCGACACCACCGGCATCGAGCCAGACTTTGCGCTGGTCAAGTTCAAGAAGCTCGCCGGTGGCGGTTACTTCAAGATCATCAACCGCGCCGTGCCACCTGCCCTGCGCACGCTGGGCTATTCGGAAGCCGATATTGCCGAGATGGAGGCCTATGCGGTCGGCCATGGCAATCTCAACCAGGCACCGGGCGTCAATCCATCCACGCTCAAGGCCAAGGGCTTTACCGATGAGAAGATCGCCGCGCTGAACGCTGCGACCGCATCGGCCTTCGACATCAAGTTCATCTTCAACCAGTGGACACTGGGTGCGGACTTCCTCAAGACGCTGGGCGTCACCGATGAGCAACTGGGCGATTTCTCGTTCGACCTGCTCAGCTTCCTGGGCTTTTCCAAGAAGGATATCGAGGCGGCCAATATCCACGTCTGTGGCGCGATGACCCTGGAAGGTGCCCCGCACCTCAAGGCCGAGCATCTGCCCGTGTTCGATTGCGCTGCGCCTTGCGGCAAGATCGGCAAGCGCTCGCTGTCGATTGAATCGCACATCCTGATGATGGCGGCTGCACAGCCTTTCATCTCGGGCGCGATTTCCAAGACCATCAACATGCCAAACGACGCGACCGTCGAAGACGCCAAGCAGGCCTATATGCTGTCCTGGCGCCTGGCCTTGAAGGCCAATGCGCTCTATCGCGACGGCTCCAAGCTCAGCCAGCCGCTCAATTCATCCGTGCTGGCTGCGGCCGACGAGGATGAAGACGAGGATGCAGCCGAGGAAATGGCGGCGATGTCATCTGCCGCCCGCGTGCCGCAGGTTGCCGAAAAGATCGTCGAGCGCATCGTTGAAACGGTCATTCGTGACCGCGAAAAAATGCCCGATCGCCGCAAGGGTTACACCCAGAAGGCCGTCGTTGGTGGCCATAAGGTCTATCTGCGCACCGGCGAATATGATGATGGCCGTCTGGGCGAGATCTTCATCGACATGCACAAGGAAGGCGCAGCCTTCCGCGCGATGATGAACAATTTCGCCATCGCCATCTCGCTGGGCCTGCAATATGGCGTGCCGCTGGACGAGTATGTGGAGGCCTTCACCTTCACCCGCTTCGAGCCTGCCGGCATGGTCATGGGCAATGACCGGATCAAGAACGCCACCTCGATCCTGGATTACGTGTTCCGCGAACTGGCCGTGTCCTATCTCGATCGTGACGATCTGGCCCACGTCAATCCCGAAAGCCCGACCTCGCTGGGCAAGGGAGCCGACGAAGACAAGGCAACCGGTCGCCCCGCTGCCAACACCCCGGCCCCCATGCCTGCCGACAAGTTCGTGTCGCGTGGCATGACCCGTGGTCGCGTCAGCAATAAGAGCCTGATGATCGTTTCGGGCGACCATCACCTGAACCCGGTTCAGGCGATGCAGACCTCGACGGTGACCGCGCTCAAGGCGGCAACGGCGCTCAAGCCTGACAGCCAGGTGGCCCCCGCGGCCTTCCCGGCCGCCGAACTGAGCCCCCTGCCCAGCCCGCCGCCGAGCAAGGATACCGGCCTGCTGCGCGCCGAAGCCCAGATGAAGGGCTATACCGGCGACCAGTGTACCGAGTGCCACAACTTCACCATGGTGCGGAACGGCACCTGCCTGAAGTGCGACACCTGCGGGACGACGACTGGGTGTAGCTAA
- a CDS encoding histidine kinase dimerization/phosphoacceptor domain -containing protein codes for MDLTSCDLEPIHIPGSIQPHGIMLISDPRSGQVVGCAGELADPSEILGRTLEELVGIDCQVVQDSLPGTGIQVLGELVFANSSWDAVAYASGAHIIVELTGKADGHTPDGAFLAELDALEAQLDRATSLLDLANEASRVFQRLTGYGRVMVYRFVDDEAGVVVGESIADNSPSFMRHHFPATDIPKQARDLYVRNKVRVIADVHYQPSPVVSASSDLQTIDMSDSTIRSVSPVHIQYLKNMGVAASASMSIVKDGILWGLVACHHHQPRPLPLNIRLACQNMASNLARVIKAREDSELYRERIALRAQEDRILRLVGEDRNLSQFFARTGRDLAELLNAHGFAVLQGDKLVQFGSCPPTDDIHAISDYVRAISSSQPVVTRQLSAKFPPAMAFKDKASGLIAVKMATDVPTVLMWFRAEVLQTIKWAGNPHKEGAKDPNTVLTPRASFDEWSEQVSGKSEDWNLAQIESAGRVVRSLHEARNNSRIRLLNSELSRSLNDNVSLMQQKDVLLREVNHRVQNSLSLVATFLRMQGRGASQEVKSSLEQAEHRLMAVSLAHRRLYQDDSVEIIDLSRYIGELVAELLATMNSEWGDHLHLDLAPVLIKTDDAVTVGLVVNELFTNLAKYAYDGRPGSATIKIEQIRSNLRVTISDSGKGISGPVNGTGFGTRMLSALVSNLKGSIEFEDNSPGTRAVVVAPIQSRGYEA; via the coding sequence ATGGACCTGACCAGCTGTGATCTGGAGCCCATCCACATCCCGGGTTCAATTCAGCCTCACGGCATCATGCTTATTTCCGATCCGCGCTCAGGTCAGGTCGTAGGCTGCGCCGGTGAGCTGGCCGACCCTTCAGAAATTCTGGGCCGCACGCTTGAAGAGCTGGTCGGGATCGACTGTCAGGTGGTGCAGGATTCATTGCCCGGAACGGGCATTCAGGTTCTTGGCGAGCTCGTGTTCGCCAACTCATCATGGGATGCGGTGGCCTATGCCAGTGGGGCGCACATTATTGTCGAGCTGACCGGCAAAGCCGATGGTCACACACCGGACGGCGCGTTTCTCGCTGAGCTTGATGCGCTTGAAGCCCAACTGGACCGGGCGACCTCGCTACTTGATTTGGCCAATGAAGCGTCGCGCGTGTTTCAGCGCCTGACTGGCTATGGAAGGGTGATGGTCTATCGGTTCGTCGACGATGAGGCCGGAGTTGTCGTGGGCGAGAGCATCGCTGACAATTCGCCCAGCTTCATGCGCCACCACTTCCCCGCCACTGACATTCCCAAACAGGCGCGTGACCTCTACGTCCGCAACAAGGTCCGGGTCATTGCTGATGTGCATTATCAGCCCTCGCCAGTCGTCAGCGCCAGTTCTGATCTGCAAACGATCGATATGAGTGACTCGACAATTCGGAGCGTCTCTCCGGTTCATATCCAGTATCTCAAGAATATGGGCGTGGCGGCGTCAGCCTCAATGTCTATCGTCAAGGATGGCATATTGTGGGGGCTGGTGGCCTGCCATCACCACCAGCCGCGGCCGCTGCCGCTCAACATCCGCCTGGCCTGCCAAAACATGGCCTCCAATCTGGCGCGGGTGATCAAGGCGCGCGAAGATAGCGAGCTCTATCGCGAGCGCATCGCATTGCGCGCGCAGGAGGACAGAATCCTCCGACTGGTCGGCGAGGACCGCAACCTGAGCCAGTTCTTTGCCCGAACCGGACGGGATCTGGCTGAACTGCTCAATGCCCATGGCTTTGCGGTGCTGCAGGGCGACAAGCTGGTGCAGTTTGGCAGCTGCCCCCCGACCGACGATATCCACGCCATCAGCGACTATGTCCGCGCGATCAGTTCGAGCCAGCCTGTGGTGACCCGTCAGCTATCTGCAAAATTTCCTCCGGCCATGGCCTTTAAGGACAAGGCCAGTGGATTGATTGCGGTCAAAATGGCCACCGATGTGCCAACTGTGCTGATGTGGTTCCGCGCCGAAGTCCTGCAGACCATCAAGTGGGCAGGCAATCCGCACAAGGAGGGCGCGAAGGACCCCAACACGGTACTCACGCCCCGCGCATCCTTTGACGAATGGTCCGAACAGGTCAGCGGCAAGTCGGAAGACTGGAACCTGGCACAGATCGAATCTGCAGGGCGCGTTGTGCGTTCGCTGCACGAGGCCCGCAACAATAGCCGGATCCGCCTGCTCAATAGCGAACTGAGCCGCTCGCTCAATGACAATGTCAGCCTGATGCAGCAGAAGGACGTGCTGTTGAGAGAGGTTAATCACCGGGTTCAGAACAGCCTGTCGCTGGTGGCCACCTTTCTTCGCATGCAGGGGCGCGGCGCTTCCCAGGAGGTCAAATCCAGCCTTGAACAGGCTGAGCATCGACTGATGGCCGTTTCACTCGCCCACCGGCGGCTCTATCAGGACGATAGCGTCGAAATCATCGATCTGTCCCGATATATCGGGGAACTGGTTGCCGAGCTCTTGGCCACCATGAACAGCGAATGGGGGGACCATCTCCACCTTGATCTGGCCCCCGTATTGATCAAGACCGACGACGCCGTCACCGTCGGGCTGGTGGTCAATGAGCTTTTCACCAACCTTGCCAAATACGCCTATGACGGGCGCCCCGGGTCGGCGACGATCAAGATCGAACAGATCAGATCAAACCTGCGGGTGACCATTTCTGATTCCGGCAAAGGCATCTCCGGCCCGGTCAATGGAACCGGCTTTGGCACCAGAATGCTGAGTGCACTGGTGAGCAATTTGAAGGGCAGTATCGAGTTCGAAGACAATTCTCCGGGTACCCGGGCTGTCGTCGTCGCGCCGATACAAAGCCGTGGGTACGAGGCGTAA
- a CDS encoding biliverdin-producing heme oxygenase, whose product MSTNSLRAALREHTAEIHARLDAAIGPFHDVESYRSFVLNNYLFRSLVEPECDAVAAWPVLPLVAAMQADMDDLKIASAPQPLAPITLPDWSTKLGALYVLEGSGVGARLLFRRAQTLGLSAEFGARHLAIQVEDMHRWPAFLAILEAADTEPAFDRSAALASAQVLFERALEIYRS is encoded by the coding sequence ATGAGTACCAACAGTTTGAGAGCTGCCCTGCGCGAGCACACCGCGGAAATCCATGCCCGCCTCGACGCGGCAATCGGCCCATTCCACGATGTCGAAAGCTATCGATCCTTCGTCCTGAACAACTATCTGTTTCGCAGCCTTGTCGAGCCTGAGTGCGACGCGGTTGCCGCCTGGCCGGTATTGCCTCTCGTAGCGGCGATGCAAGCGGATATGGATGATTTGAAGATTGCATCGGCTCCTCAGCCTCTTGCCCCGATTACACTGCCCGACTGGTCCACCAAATTGGGCGCGCTTTATGTTCTCGAAGGGTCCGGAGTGGGAGCGCGATTGCTCTTCCGGCGCGCGCAAACCCTTGGCCTCAGCGCCGAATTCGGTGCACGGCACCTTGCCATCCAGGTTGAAGACATGCACCGTTGGCCCGCATTCCTAGCGATTTTGGAGGCAGCCGACACCGAACCAGCCTTCGACCGGTCGGCTGCCTTGGCGAGCGCGCAAGTGCTCTTTGAAAGAGCACTGGAAATCTATCGGAGTTAG